The sequence ACATCATCCATTTGCACCTGCCGCTCAAGGTTCTCAACGGGGTCGCCGAGGAGGTCGGTGCGTCTCCCGTGGACGACCTTCTTGTGCACCCCGGCAAATGCTTGCGCGACCCCACCCTGGAACACCTGCTCCAGGCGATTCGCCCTTTGCTCGCAAGGCCGGAAGAGGCGAGCGCGGTTTTTGTCGACCATGTCGCTTGCGCGATCAGTGCCTACGTGGCGCAGACCTACGGCGGTGTGCGCACCGTCAGACGCCCGCCCCGAGGGGGCTTGGCGCCGTGGCAAGAGCGGCTCAGCAAAGAGTTGCTCGATGCCGACCTGAGCGGAAACATGCCCCTGCGCTTTCTGGCGCTGCAGTGCGGCCTATCGGTGCGGCATTTCACGCGCGCATTCCGACAGTCCACCGGGGTGCCGCCCCATCGCTATCTGCTCAAGCGTCGAGTGGAACGCGCGACCCAACTGCTCAAGGACCCCGCGCTGTCGTTGTCCGACATCGCGCTCGCATGCGGGTTCGCCGATCAGAGCCACTTCACGCGCGTCTTCAGTGCATCCATGTCGATGAGCCCCGGGGCGTGGCGCCGAACCCATGTGTCGAAGGCGACGGCGTAGGAATGCCGTCGGTCGAGACCGAGCGACCGACGGCACGGCTCGGGACTACTTCGCTGCGTTCGCTGACACCTCCTTGGCGGCGCGTTCGATGAGGGCAGCCACCTCCTTCGGCTTGGACACGTAGATGGCGTGGCTCCCCGCCGCCTCGACGACGGTTGAACCCGCACGTTTGGACATGGCGCGCTGAGCCGGCACAGGAATCATCTTGTCGTCCGTGGCCACCATGTACCAGCTCGGCTTCACCTTCCATGCGGGAGCAGTGATCGTGCCATTGAGTGCATCAACACCCCACGGTACCTGCGAATCGGCCATGAACGCGGCTTTCGCCTTGCTCACGTCGGCTGCGAACGAAGCGGCGAACCTGGCCTTGTCCAGCGCGAGATAGCCGTCCTGCGGCGGCAGAATCGGTGGCACCGGGGCGCCAGGTGCCGGGTTCGCAATCAGCGAGTTGACGGACTCGCCCTTGTCTGGCGCGAAAGCCGTGATGTAGACCAGCCCTGCGACGTTGGGATGCGTGCCCGACTCAGTGATGACGACGCCTCCATACGAGTGTCCCACGAGGATGACCGGGCTCTTCTGCGCGTCGAGTACACGCTTGGTAAACGCGACGTCCTCGGCGAGCGATTTGGTTGGGTTCTGCACGACGGTGACCGAATAGCCGTCCTTCGTGAGGATTTGATGAACTCCTTCCCAGCCGGATCCATCAACAAACCCCCCGTGGACGAGAACAATCGAAATCAAGGCTCCTGAGATGCCTGCCATTTCAGACTCCTGGTCGGATGGTGATGCGTAGCGCGGCGTTGGTCAGAAGCTCCTGGCGCTCTCCTGAAATGCACGCTCTACGAGAGAAATACTCGGCGAGAGCGCAGCGTCCGTCGTGAAAGCCGCGGCCATGAATTGAACGTTCGAGCCACTGACTGGAGGGCGCCGGGCTCGCATCCATTCCCGGAGAGCACGACGGGGAGCGGCGAGCACTCACGGTCAATAGGTGGGCGCGGCAATCCGGCCGCCAACGAGTGCCGAGCACTCATTGACGGTCATCGAGTCGCGGGGCGCCCGGGGCATCTTTCTGCCTCCCCATCGTCTGGCGCTTGAGTCCTATCGAGCTGGCGTGGAGCAGGCTGACGGTGCTGCTGAGCCAATGGTGGCTGCGTACCCACGCCGGGCATGCCAGGGCATTCAACCCGCCCTGGCCGCCATTTCTCAGGATGACGCAGTGGGTGGTGGGCCCACTGCGGTTGCTTCGTCGCGCAGCCTGACGGAACGCCGCCGTCAGTCCGCCGTGAAGTACAGGTTGTCCATCAGCAGCTTGTCCGCCGCCGGGCCCTGGCCCGCAATGAGGACGAAGGGCGCGTTGATGGCATTGAGCTTCACGCCGTTGTTCGCGGCGAAGTCCGCCAGCGGGATGGCCAGGTGGTGCCACTCGCCGTCGTTCTTGTAGCCGTACTTCGTCGCGTCGAGCTGCACGCTCTTGCTGGCGTCGTTCATCCCCACCTTCACGCTGGAGAAGCCGGGGTCCTCCGACTTGAAGCTGACGTGCAGCGTCTTCCACCCGTCCAGGTTGCGCGCCTGGTCCCAGTGGATGCCGAAGCCCAGCCACGTCTTGCCCGCGTGCACCACCAGGTCCGACGAGCGTCCCTCCACGCGGTCCGTGGAGGGCTCCAGCGTGACGGTGTTCTCGTACAGGTAGACGTGCGTGGTGGTGTTGTCGATGGCGATGTCCTCCGAGCGGCCGCCCTCGTAGAAGCCCACCCCCAGCCGGCGCTGGCCCTCCTGGAAGGGGAAGGGCCCCGGCAGCACGTCCGAGCTCGGGCCGCCTCCCGCGTCCGGCCGCGAGTACTGCCCCTGGTTCTCGTAGTCCGAGTCCCCCGGGTCCGGCCGGCACGCGGCCACCAGCATCAGCAGCGCAAGTCCGAGCTCCTTCATGGCTTCACCGCCCTGTCCTGGCCATTGGCCGTCTTCACCAGCACCCAGCCGCCCTGCACCGTGCCGCCCATCTCGACGATGCCCTTGTAGGCCGGGGTCGCCAGCTCGTACGCAATCTTCCCCGTCGCGTCGTACGTCACCGCGTCGGGGAAGTTGTCCAACACGGACTGGTACGCGCGGATGGCCTGCGCCTTCACCTTGGGCAGGTCCTCCTGGCTCGCCTCACCGTTCTGGTAGACGTTGAGCAGGTCCGTGCCCACGTAGAACTGGGCCTCGCCGTAGGGCCCGCGCGCGAGCAGCGTGGCCCACGCGTAGAACGCGGCCACGTGGTCTCCGCTGCCCTGAATCTCCCACTTCGTCTCCTCGCCGGGCGAGTTGAGGCGGAAGGGGTTGTTCGAGTCCTCCAGCACGGACTGGTCCGGGTACACGCCCACGTTCTCGCTGTAGAGCTGGAGCGTGAGCCCATCCATCGGCTGGCCATACACATAGCTGGCCTTGTCGTAGCAGCCGCACAGTCCCACGGCGGCGGCGGCCAGCAGCAGTCCCGTCTTCATCTGGCGTCCCTCAGAGCGAAAGGATGGCATACGCGCCCACCTCGTACTCGCGGCCCTTCAGCCCCTCATCGAGGGCCGCCGCGCTGAGCCCCTCCGAGTACTCGTTCAGGTAGCGCACCAGCCCACGCAGGCCGAAGCGCGTCGTCACCGAGCCCAGCACCGGCTTCTTGAGGCCGTACGACACGTCGCCTCCGAGCTGGAGCGGGTAGGTGAGGTTGAAGACGCGGTGGTAGTCGTACGGGCCCCAGTCATTCACGTGGAACTGCGCCGTGAAGAGCAGCGTGTCCAGCAGCACCGAGCCGTCCAGGCCGAAGCGCTCCACCTGCCGCGCATCCTCGCCGGGGGACTGGTTGCTGCCCACGAAGGCGGTGCCATACAGCTTCAGGCGAGGCGTGGGGTTGCCCACCAGCCGCAGCGACGTCTCCCACTCGTCGTGCGCCGGGGGCGCCGCGCCGAAGGCCACCGCGCTGCCGTTCGCGAGAATCGCGATACCCGCATCACGCGACGTGGGCTGCCGGCGGTAGACGATGTCCAGGCCCGCGGCGAAGGGCGCGTCCTCGCGCATCTCCCTATCCCAGGACCAGAACCACGTGCCCGGCGTCGGGTCGAAGGTGAGCAGCAGCTCCGCGCCCAGCGTCTCGCGGTTGTCGAGCACCGTGAAGGCGTCCGCCAGCACGTTGCGAGGCCGCACGCCCGGGTAGTACATGCCCGACACCGCGTCGTACGAGTCGCCGATGGTGGGGTTCGGCCCGACGAGGGGCTTCTGGTAGAGCACGTTGGGGGACACCTGGAAGGTGCCCAGCTGCACCGTCATGCCGCCCTGGCCCGCGAAGTGGTTGCCGCGGCCGCTCTCGCGCAGGCTCCAGCCCGTCAGCACCGTGCTCTGCTCCGGGCCGCCGTCCGCCACGAGGCCGCGGAAGGAGCCCTGGACGAACCAGCGCACCGTGCCCATGTCGTAGGTGAGCCGCGCCTTCGCGCCGAGCGTGTCGAGGAACTGCACCTTGTCCTGCAACACCTCGTAGCCGGTGCCCAGGTAGCTGGGCCCGTCGGTGCGGCGCGTCCAGGTGAACTCCTCACCGATGCGCTGGGGCGCGGCGAGGATGCCGCCGAACTCCAGGTTCATGGGGCCGCGCGTCCAGTCGAAGCTGAGCGCCGTGCGGCGCGCCACACGCTCGCGGATGACGGAGCTGGTCTGCTGCGACGAGCCCCGCGCGATGTCCTCCGAGTGCATCAGGGTGATGCCCACCTGGCCCACGTTCTTCGTGTACTTGGCGACGACGGACGGGTTGGCGCCCCAGTACAGCTCCGGGCCCACCGCGAGCTTCAGGCCGTCCAGTCCCTTCTTGCCGGAGAACACGACGCCGAAGGGCGCATTGCCGTGGTAGATGTCGATGTTCGGCCCGTAGTTCGCCTCGCGGTACAGGCCGAAGAAGTCACCCTCCTCGCCCCAGTGGTAGTGGCCGGTGCGGTAGTAGCCCTCGAGCGCGAAGTCCTGCCGGTCCAGCTTGAACTCGGCCTGGTACAGCGCGAAGCGCTCCAGGCCCAGCGGCTGGCCCACCGCTCCGCCGTTCGTCGTCGGAGGCACGGCGCCGCTCACGCCCTGCGCCGTCGTCGTCGTCTGCGTGCCCCGGTTCTCGTAGAAGAGGTTGTTGAGGCGGTTCTGCGCCACGTTGCCCACCACGTTGAACGAGGCGCGCCCGTACACGCCGGACGCCGGCTGGAGCGCCAGGTCGAAGAAGATGGACTCCGTGTGGTCCGCGGCCGTCTGGTTGGCCCGTGTCGTCGCGATGCTCCCGCGAGACAGCGAGCTGTCCAGGAGCAGGCGCAGGTTGGACACGCGCACCGCGCTCAGTTCCTCCGCGCGCGCCAGGGCCACGGAGGACTCGTAGCCGCGCGACATCTCCGTGGGACGGATGGCGGCGAAGTGCTCGTGGATGGTGTCCGCGTTGGTGGTGGAGGCGTACGGGTCCAGGCGGAAGGCGGCCTGGAGCACGTAGTACGCGGTGCGGGGCTGCACGCGGGCGATGCCGGCCTCGTCGTCCGGGCCGAGCGCGCAGATGCCGAACCACTCCTCGTTCATGTTGTTCTGGCCGTCCACGAAGTCGGCCGCGTAGCCGCCGTTGGGCCACGAGGCCGTGGTGTCGTGGACGGAGAGGTTGGCCTCCTGGCCGTGCTTCCACCAGCCATCCACCCACTGGAACACGAAGCCGCCGAGCGCGTTCTGCGCGCGGCCTTGCCCGTAGCTCTGCGTGTAGATTTCCTCCCACTGCTTGCGCAGGTACTCCGCCTGCGCGAGGTGGTCCTCGCGGCCGGCCTTGGCGTCATACGCGTCCGCGCCGAACTCGGTGAACATCACCGGCTTGTCCAGCTTGCGCAGGACCTCGTCGAACA comes from Pyxidicoccus parkwaysis and encodes:
- a CDS encoding alpha/beta fold hydrolase; translation: MAGISGALISIVLVHGGFVDGSGWEGVHQILTKDGYSVTVVQNPTKSLAEDVAFTKRVLDAQKSPVILVGHSYGGVVITESGTHPNVAGLVYITAFAPDKGESVNSLIANPAPGAPVPPILPPQDGYLALDKARFAASFAADVSKAKAAFMADSQVPWGVDALNGTITAPAWKVKPSWYMVATDDKMIPVPAQRAMSKRAGSTVVEAAGSHAIYVSKPKEVAALIERAAKEVSANAAK
- a CDS encoding glycoside hydrolase family 2 TIM barrel-domain containing protein, which gives rise to MNSLILVTCLAASLSQTPAPEAPATVGPNSNNPTAAGPAPAEPKATEPATPPADAPVAAQPAPTLRPAEVHVTAAAVQDVRVHRDERGFKLQVDGRDFPIHGMNWGYTPIGENYRYSLWNQPDDFVRAVLAREMTLLRDMGVNAIRQFDDIPPRWVEYIYRNYGIYTVLNPLMGRYGTNVNGVMVPNTDYSNPIHRQALLSDLKRKTETYANVPGVLMWMLGNENNYGLHWTGFEIQPLPGQEDAARAESLYTLMGEAARTIKARDTHHPVSIANGDLQYIDLIARLAPDLDIFGANVYRGPSARDLFDEVLRKLDKPVMFTEFGADAYDAKAGREDHLAQAEYLRKQWEEIYTQSYGQGRAQNALGGFVFQWVDGWWKHGQEANLSVHDTTASWPNGGYAADFVDGQNNMNEEWFGICALGPDDEAGIARVQPRTAYYVLQAAFRLDPYASTTNADTIHEHFAAIRPTEMSRGYESSVALARAEELSAVRVSNLRLLLDSSLSRGSIATTRANQTAADHTESIFFDLALQPASGVYGRASFNVVGNVAQNRLNNLFYENRGTQTTTTAQGVSGAVPPTTNGGAVGQPLGLERFALYQAEFKLDRQDFALEGYYRTGHYHWGEEGDFFGLYREANYGPNIDIYHGNAPFGVVFSGKKGLDGLKLAVGPELYWGANPSVVAKYTKNVGQVGITLMHSEDIARGSSQQTSSVIRERVARRTALSFDWTRGPMNLEFGGILAAPQRIGEEFTWTRRTDGPSYLGTGYEVLQDKVQFLDTLGAKARLTYDMGTVRWFVQGSFRGLVADGGPEQSTVLTGWSLRESGRGNHFAGQGGMTVQLGTFQVSPNVLYQKPLVGPNPTIGDSYDAVSGMYYPGVRPRNVLADAFTVLDNRETLGAELLLTFDPTPGTWFWSWDREMREDAPFAAGLDIVYRRQPTSRDAGIAILANGSAVAFGAAPPAHDEWETSLRLVGNPTPRLKLYGTAFVGSNQSPGEDARQVERFGLDGSVLLDTLLFTAQFHVNDWGPYDYHRVFNLTYPLQLGGDVSYGLKKPVLGSVTTRFGLRGLVRYLNEYSEGLSAAALDEGLKGREYEVGAYAILSL
- a CDS encoding AraC family transcriptional regulator translates to MAPRPDYGQALATAFRLPDAPRLVTRSLHKSTMSLTELQGPPDHGMTSAVPYDEAFLVQLRLRDCPRCEYFSEGRHLEGVDRRAGVIQIHDLRRDPRVNLKDPFHIIHLHLPLKVLNGVAEEVGASPVDDLLVHPGKCLRDPTLEHLLQAIRPLLARPEEASAVFVDHVACAISAYVAQTYGGVRTVRRPPRGGLAPWQERLSKELLDADLSGNMPLRFLALQCGLSVRHFTRAFRQSTGVPPHRYLLKRRVERATQLLKDPALSLSDIALACGFADQSHFTRVFSASMSMSPGAWRRTHVSKATA